A window of the Vespula vulgaris chromosome 6, iyVesVulg1.1, whole genome shotgun sequence genome harbors these coding sequences:
- the LOC127064881 gene encoding uncharacterized protein LOC127064881 isoform X2, with amino-acid sequence MASDLSSGCNEAIEVLDEREEGEISLEDVSSSEEGHLGYGYGNKTGRCINCLSTQHCTSWCTSTKYYHPKSSNRKVQEKENRHYMKDSGSTGIKHTASKLQEKNDDLVPISSDSDMEIVGLTDNSKQIHSLSRSRSKKKKKKKRTHGSGINVDDFVSSSSIDITTEETTLKHNNDNSKGDRLSRSHRRDLSPLHKNIRSRLTTKSPSRRYRASMWFKFPLRKSKSPVMRSRSPTLRRSPRRVRSPKRSPHRSPTRTISKKISKNEQLSSSNTCTDNMYGNVNKLLKKVRRLDSVRIRAQEENIKNKEHCSSLKEKLSNMIKDISHNNDNVTNCTKEKTVTCNINNDADDEEDLALLRQKALETKQKRSDKNNEQSKIELENKTTTYDDDHDEEDLELRMIALRSAVLKKHQNRVQRGIKTKKYDSSTISRSKSPFTQSFLDSIPIPSEKRIDTPPPVAQMLPAANEITHTEDMELDTDIEQEKEKLPYSPTDNITIDIPIDTELLGIQPSDVSFINFNKRISSPSFDNTNNQLEHRALRTGIIENKSYLSNMMNNTSTENTFYDTNPDAPYSPSDSIETSKSDVIITKPCNESISISQFNGMHCNMINDISTNETCIAMDISTGQERPYSPTDAPIYDPDLSQTLPLIQTPHFSNNSNLTSVQMMYDTYGNSNILNMHEKSQLQYLTIGENVHNIQNIHKEKHINNVETFITRKRTNSPHFFEAGSISPNDSMLTIDDLPDTDTIDSNLPISVSVNLENTESTLNNPIHKITKITEEPLYMHGVPDVTKDINKIPTLINRTLVPATILKSNKQLQQPLPTKKYENHVEPTFKSAEMQPIPIDFNVNTKLSTQFKPMKLTSVIKKPQTILTTPVAFQNCLNDESTSNIIEDAFVTPSREHETSSLKNISPVNSKKAVFINNIDLVPKKKKRTRRNRRRINNVTQNIKIRTSSENIERSEHDLDASGEINRTITNTESGLSSSDIEKQTNISDATVLADFDDAKLTKLSQESNSLLTLDENSVKSKTSFPCNEIQKDNIVQHSTNLESNISSSLKIINDHIAAVTSRRPSLDEDEEALRASLLASLAKRTKSLDTNSCNTSLVTTTATLSCVNTVPSVQKAQQMDTATPPLTHQTVQNNTTFHSSTQSTSAYNSGDEKNHTYTVPVSSADVAKENTIGISTDMASCSSLTNSSKKRPLPLLKGPSRKFLKKVLIPASTKVVNNAKKYQNSVVQKKLILQKAVSNYNAEKLIDIKSNASVKPCENKWTGNTKIISSDTQRIVINLGSDTESDSEHERLKTNSIPMSNSNKLEKRPILTIPTTEFEKSVDQFLRDVRKKQETAAASKQTIPLHNVTKKNLSSVTSAESKISPTVHTPLAVRHLPVSKQEEYRRLKQQILEREILKLQRSVEIGTSKKTNNFNTTSHSATSDSSSKESLPSSKENPNVLGKFSNLNLQISVKNNNERNIEVKKNKDSSTSTTTSNSVDKNNSGKQSDANLISNSKKASLQITLDSNIRTSNEEAPNSNKKLKTTESNVASIDTTNSVSENTISLQDTEKSKIATASLKILTKDEVNHKLVQIQVKHHEPDQAIIIDNKTDLSERTDSVHNKDKQNVDVNKDNEDKTCIEFDQDHTKQHNEVNKTNKLNTDCTLMEKNERDANISKNEIITDNINSSSTLNVNSPIEHENVQSKKTKEKNQLLVTSVQDKIENNTNSNLSNIENSENNESDLLSASNNTETNKVTNVEELNESITKDVTIELNSLVNLPRIEQVRHLMETEHKLVMKRYIVLDNLAEMSGDLRQWDMERDLQTNFVEEVKKLREQLKVAEEKLRIHRNRINSIGPKVMGAHEKINNGRRECFKLSRICKVLGTKVVGQDYKVPQAGADLLDNKLKEVASHTRQLSKKKVPSIHISEVSKEVIPQKKESEPKPIEREIPAVENFPTREQQNDNHNENNNTIALKDENNISTSKIFQENTQRSSDQKEDEESGRDTSACETNDTIEQDHYYDRTTTEVVSCIDNNPASKEDCDITQYIETGEAMLKDDYQKKKTIEPYVSMLSHLKVPRNVNPNGVLCPYELMGICNDGDCQFVHQSVMFCSHHMDRKTLGKQDYVDPDAVHSDDASRSNARRWHNL; translated from the exons ATGGCTAGTGACTTATCGAGTGGTTGTAATGAAGCTATAGAAGTTTTggatgagagagaagaaggcgAAATATCTTTGGAAGATGTAAGTTCCTCCGAAGAAGGACATCTCGGTTACGGATATGGGAATAAAACTGGAAGATGTATTAATTGTCTTTCCACTCAACATTGTACGTCCTGGTGTACTTCTACTAAATATTATCATCCCAAAAGTTCAAATAGGAAAG ttcaagaaaaggaaaatcgtCATTATATGAAAGATTCGGGATCTACAGGAATCAAACATACTGCTTCTAAGttacaagaaaagaatgaCGATCTTGTACCTATTTCTAGTGACAGTGATATGGAGATTGTTGGTCTTACGGATAATTCTAAACAGATACACTCTTTGTCAAGAtcaagaagtaagaaaaagaaaaagaagaaaagaacccATGGATCTGGTATCAATGTTGatgattttgtttcttcttcttctatcgatATAACTACGGAAGAAACTACCTTAAAACATAATAATGACAATTCTAAAGGAGATCGTTTGTCTAGATCTCATCGTAGAGATTTAAGTCCATTGCATAAGAATATTAGATCAAGATTAACTACAAAATCTCCTTCTAGAAGATATAGAGCATCTATGTGGTTCAAATTCCCTCTTAGGAAATCAAAATCACCTGTCATGCGTAGTAGATCACCTACGTTAAGAAGATCTCCTCGCAGAGTTAGATCCCCAAAACGATCTCCACACCGATCACCTACAAGAACGATATCAAAGAAGATATCGAAAAACGAACAATTGTCTTCATCTAATACTTGTACTGATAATATGTATGGCAATGTAAATAAGTTATTGAAGAAAGTAAGACGTTTAGATTCTGTAAGAATTCGAgcacaagaagaaaatattaagaataagGAACATTGTTCgtcattaaaagaaaaattatcaaatatgataaaagatatatcaCACAATAATGACAATGTAACAAATTGTACCAAAGAGAAGACAGTTACGTGTAACATAAATAATGATGCCGACGATGAAGAGGATTTAGCATTATTAAGACAAAAAGCATTAGAAACAAAGCAAAAACGTAGTGATAAAAACAATGAACAAAGCAAAATAGaacttgaaaataaaacaaccacttatgatgatgatcatgatgaAGAAGATTTAGAATTGCGTATGATAGCATTACGTTCTGCTGTACTAAAGAAACATCAAAATAGAGTACAGCGTGGTATAAAGACTAAAAAATATGATAGCTCTACTATTTCTCGTAGTAAAAGTCCATTTACTCAAAGCTTTTTGGATAGTATACCTATACCAAGTGAAAAGCGTATTGATACACCACCACCGGTTGCTCAAATGCTTCCTGCTGCGAATGAAATTACACATACTGAAGATATGGAGTTAGATACAGATATTgaacaggaaaaagaaaaattgccaTATTCTCCAACAGACAATATTACTATAGATATACCTATAGATACAGAACTTCTAGGGATACAACCGTCTGATGTttcctttattaattttaataaaagaattagtAGTCCATCTTtcgataatacaaataatcaaTTGGAACATAGAGCTTTACGAACAGGAATTATTGAAAACAAAAGctatttatcaaatatgatGAATAATACGAGTActgaaaatacattttatgacACGAATCCTGATGCTCCTTATTCTCCGTCTGATTCCATCGAAACTAGCAAATCTgatgttattattacaaaaccATGTAATGAATCCATATCTATTTCTCAATTTAATGGCATGCATTGTAATATGATAAATGACATATCTACTAATGAAACTTGTATTGCAATGGATATTAGTACAGGTCAAGAGAGACCTTACTCGCCAACTGATGCTCCTATATATGACCCTGATTTATCGCAAACGCTTCCGTTAATACAAACACctcatttttcaaataattctaatttaacATCCGTACAGATGATGTATGATACTTAtggaaattcaaatatattaaatatgcaCGAAAAATCGCAGTTGCAATATTTAACTATAGGAGaaaatgtacataatatacaaaatatacataaagaaaaacatattaaCAACGTTGAGACATTCATTACAAGAAAACGAACTAATTCTCCGCATTTCTTTGAAGCAGGCTCTATATCTCCTAATGATTCAATGTTAACAATTGATGATCTTCCAGATACAGATACTATTGATTCAAATCTACCAATATCTGTATCTGTGAACTTGGAAAATACAGAGAGTACGTTAAATAATCCAATtcataaaataacaaaaatcacTGAAGAACCACTCTACATGCATGGTGTTCCAGATGTTactaaagatataaataaaattcctaCTCTTATCAATAGAACTTTGGTTCCTGCTACgattctaaaatcaaataaacagTTGCAACAACCATTGCCTACAAAGAAATATGAGAATCATGTTGAACCAACATTCAAAAGTGCAGAAATGCAACCGATTCCTATTGATTTCAATGTCAATACAAAATTAAGTACTCAGTTCAAACCTATGAAACTTACATCCGTTATAAAAAAACCGCAAACAATATTAACCACACCTGTAGCATTCCAAAATTGCTTAAATGATGAGAGTACAAGTAACATAATAGAGGATGCATTTGTTACTCCATCCAGAGAACATGAAACtagttctttaaaaaatatttcgccagtaaattcaaaaaaggctgtttttattaataatatagatttagtgcctaagaaaaagaagcgtacaagaagaaataggagaagaattaataatgttacccaaaatataaagattagaACTTCTAGTGAAAATATAGAGAGATCAGAGCATGATTTAGATGCATCgggagaaataaatagaactATAACGAACACAGAAAGTGGATTGTCATCTAGTGATattgaaaaacaaacaaatatatctgATGCAACAGTTCTTGCTGATTTCGATGATgcgaaattaacaaaattgagTCAAGAAAGTAATTCCTTATTGACATTGGATGAAAATTCTGTGAAAAGTAAAACTTCATTCCCATGTAATGAAATACAAAAGGATAATATTGTACAACATTCTACAAATTTAGAGAGTAATATTAGTTCATCACTTAAGATAATAAATGACCACATAGCAGCGGTCACAAGCAGAAGGCCGAGTTTAGATGAAGATGAGGAAGCTTTAAGAGCAAGTTTATTAGCGTCTTTAGCAAAACGCACAAAATCTTTAGATACCAATTCTTGCAATACATCGTTGGTTACCACAACTGCTACTTTATCATGTGTTAATACTGTACCATCTGTACAGAAAGCACAACAAATGGATACGGCAACACCACCACTTACGCATCAAACAGTTCAAAATAATACTACATTTCATTCATCAACACAATCTACATCTGCATATAATTCtggagatgaaaaaaatcacACATACACTGTGCCAGTATCATCCGCTGATGttgcaaaagaaaatactattGGCATTAGTACTGATATGGCTTCTTGCTCGTCATTAACAAATTCTAGTAAGAAAAGACCACTTCCTTTGTTAAAAGGGCCatcaagaaaatttcttaaaaaagtcTTAATTCCTGCAAGTACAAAAGTTGTAAATAATGCTAAAAAATACCAAAATTCAGTAgttcaaaagaaattaattttacaaaaggCAGTATCTAATTATAATGCTGagaaattaatagatattaaatcaaATGCTAGTGTAAAGCCTTGTGAAAATAAATGGACAGGCAATACAAAAATCATATCTTCAGACACGCAGCGTATTGTGATAAATTTAGGATCTGACACAGAGAGTGATTCGGAACACGAACGACTCAAAACTAATTCTATCCCTATGTCAAATTCCAATAAACTAGAAAAACGTCCGATTTTAACTATACCTACGACAGAGTTTGAAAAAAGCGTAGATCAATTTTTAAGAGAtgttagaaagaaacaagaaactGCAGCGGCAAGCAAACAAACTATTCCTTTACATAACGTAACTAAAAAGAACTTGTCATCTGTTACATCGGCAGAAAGTAAAATTTCTCCTACTGTTCATACACCCTtg GCAGTACGACATCTTCCAGTATCAAAGCAAGAAGAGTATCGTCGTTTGAAACAACAAATTTTAGAACGTGAGATACTAAAATTACAGAGATCAGTAGAAATTGGCACTtctaaaaaaacaaacaattttaatacaaCATCACATTCCGCAACATCCGATAGTTCAAGCAAAGAATCCTTACCATCATCTAAAGAGAATCCAAATGTACttggaaaattttcaaatctaAACCTACAGAtatctgtaaaaaataataatgaaagaaatatcgaagtgaaaaagaataaagattcCTCGACATCTACGACTACTTCAAATTCTGTGGATAAGAACAATTCTGGGAAACAAAGCGATGCAAATTTGATATCAAATTCTAAAAAAGCATCTCTACAAATTACTTTGGATTCTAATATAAGAACCTCTAATGAAGAAGCAcctaattcgaataaaaaactGAAAACAACAGAAAGTAATGTTGCTTCAATAGATACAACAAACTCAGTATCTGAAAATACAATAAGTCTACAAGATACagaaaaatctaaaatagCAACTgcttcattgaaaatattaactaAAGATGAAGTAAATCATAAACTTGTTCAAATTCAAGTGAAACATCATGAGCCTGATCAggcaataataatagataataagaCAGATTTATCCGAAAGGACAGATTCAGTACATAATAAAGATAAGCAAAATGTTGATGTAAATAAAGATAACGAAGATAAAACTTGTATTGAATTTGATCAGGATCACACCAAACAACATAATGAAGTGAACAAAACGAACAAATTAAATACCGATTGTActttaatggaaaaaaatgaaagagatgcaaatataagtaaaaatgaaataattactgataatataaatagttcGAGTACGTTAAATGTAAATTCACCAATAGAACATGAAAATGTACAGAGTAAAAAAACTAAGGAAAAGAATCAATTATTAGTTACATCAGTGCAagacaaaatagaaaataatacaaattcgaATTTGTCGAATATTGAAAAtagtgaaaataatgaaagtgaTTTATTATCGGCATCAAATAACACAGAAACAAATAAAGTAACAAATGTTgaagaattaaatgaaagCATAACAAAGGATGTTACAATAGAATTAAATTCTCTTGTTAATCTTCCAAGGATAGAACAAGTACGACATTTAATGGAGACAGAACATAAATTAGTTATGAAAAG GTATATAGTCTTAGACAATCTGGCTGAAATGTCAGGAGATTTACGTCAGTGGGATATGGAAAGAGATTTACAAACGAATTTTGTAGAAGAAGTTAAAAAGTTAAGAGAACAATTAAAAGTTGCAGAAGAAAAGTTGCGAATACATCGTAATAGAATTAATAGTATAGGTCCAAAAGTAATGGGTGCGCATGAGAAAATTAACAACGGAAGAAGAGAATGTTTCAAATTATCTAGAATTTGTAAAGTTCTAGGCACCAAAGTTGTAGGACAAGATTATAA AGTACCTCAGGCCGGAGCAGATCTTTTAGATAACAAGTTAAAAGAAGTTGCAAGTCATACACGACAACTTTCCAAAAAGAAAGTTCCTTCCATTCATATATCTGAAGTATCTAAAGAAGTTATCCCGCAAAAGAAGGAGTCTGAACCTAAAcctatagaaagagaaataccaGCAGTTGAAAATTTTCCTACAAGAGAACAACAGAACGACAATCataatgagaataataatacgattgcattgaaagatgaaaataatatatcaacatCAAAGATCTTTCAAGAGAATACTCAAAGATCATCGGatcaaaaagaagatgaagaaagtgGAAGAGATACTTCTGCGTGCGAAACAAATGATACGATCGAGCAAGATCATTATTACGATAGAACAACGACAGAAGTAGTATCGTGCATAGATAATAATCCTGCCAGCAAAGAAGATTGTGATATTACTCAGTATATAGAAACAGGGGAAGCAATGTTAAAAGATGattatcagaaaaagaaaactatcgaGCCTTATGTTTCGATGTTATCACATTTGAAAGTACCAAG GAACGTGAATCCCAATGGAGTGCTTTGTCCATACGAACTAATGGGGATTTGTAACGACGGAGATTGTCAATTCGTTCATCAATCTGTCATGTTTTGTAGCCATCATATGGACCGAAAAACATTAGGAAAACAAG ACTATGTTGATCCTGACGCGGTGCATTCTGATGATGCAAGTAGAAGCAACGCCCGAAGATG GCATAATCTTTAA